The region GCAGGCGACGCTTCCGCCCCCTGCGAGGGAGAGGATCAGAGTTAGGGTGAAGGTTAAGACcgcgcggacggcgacggagtgctccggcgccggcgcgggatCCGGGGTGAATTTCAGCCGGGAGGGCGTGGCGAGTTCGCAGCCACGCGCGGCGGTGAGGCCTATGGTGAAGGCCGagccgacgtcggcggcgcggacgccGGAGTCGCCGCCGTTCTTCGTCACGGCCGCGGCCGGGGCCGGATCCGTCCCTTCGACGAGCTGGGGCGGCGACCGggagcgcccgcgcccgcggccTCTCCCGACCGAGAAGGCGCCCGTCAAGACGGTCCCCGCGGCGGTGAAGGAGGCCAAGGCCATGGACGCGTCGAGCCCGGATACCCCTCTGgagtacgccgccgccgccggatccAGGACGTCctcgagcggcgacgacgctgcGCAGTCGGCGGGGAAGCGGAAGTCGCCGGGGGCGGGCGGATCCAGCGGCGACGAGGGGTGCAGCCTGCCGGAGAAGCGCGCCCACCTGGAcgccatcggcggcggcgctcagACCACCGCGGATAAAGAAGAGGTGAGTCCTCACCGTCCCTTTTCCCCCACTTGATTTTTtgcgttcttttttttgggtttccGTTTGGGTTCTGAACTCTCGTGGCTCTTTTCTTGTGCCTCAACCTTCTTTCTTCCAGTTCCTCGTGTGATTTGTTTGACCTGTGCTGTTCTTGCCCGTGTGATGATTCTCGCAACGATTTCTTCTACGAAACctgaaaaaaattcctttttttgaCTGAAAATTCCACCTTGATTCCATGTGTGTATGGAGGTGTGCTTGCATGAACCTACTTTCTCTTTTACTTAGGTAGAAGGGTGGCCGTACCAGACTTTTTATCCGTTTAATCTCAACAGAATTTCGTTACCTTTGGACCCGTAAAATTCTGATTATTTGCCCAGATGGAACAATTTTAAGGTCCGTTAATaaaacctctttttttttttttggcaaacatatgataaaacatttttttcttgttagcCGTAGTTTTATCTGTCTGTTACGTTTTACAGGTGTAAGAATATATAGAACTTTGGgtaccgtcgccgccgcctcatcgGCGGCGTAGGGGCTCAGCCAGCtgtaggcggcggcggcgtccgagGGCACTGGGTTAACCACTCATTTTTATCGCCGGGTCCTACTCTGTTTCCCTCCCCTTGTCTGAttcagtcccaaaaaaaaaatgatttttcttaatatattaattttaaaatatataataataataataataatcttgGGAGGATTGAGCTTATAAAAAgaactatttaaattttaaaattgtgaCACACGTAGAAAGGTAATTAACATACTAAATGAATTACTACGTACAACCTCCGctacaaaataaacgaatttttgagtttgtttttaaaatagaatttttgactcttcgtcttatttgaatttttttatgattaatatttttattggtactgcatgatataatttacgtgtaactaatttttatcaattttttaataaatatttaagacCCATGGTCAATCTGTCGAACTAGAAATACtagaaatcttttttttttacggtgTAGTAAACCGTCTCAAACTCCTCCTCGTGAGGATTGGGCTTAGGAGCGTTATTCGTTTCCTCCTTTACTACATCCAACAAATCAAAAACAGATTTTTCTCGGCGGTTTCGTGTTGAAGTGAGTACTAAAAAACCAGCAGCGGCtcccgcgtcgccgtcacgcgcGTTGCCCTCTGCTCGGGAGCCGGGCCCGTCCCGTCCCGTCCCGCGTGGACCCGGTGGGCCCGCGGTGTCAGGTGGGGTCGGTCGACGGCCACGTGTTCAACTGCTTCGCGTTTTTGGCGTCGTGTGTGAGCGCGGTGAATTCTCGGGGTCACAgctggtgtattttttgtggtGTTTCGTTGGGTTCCTTTTGACTTGCTACCCAAGGTTTGATGGGGTGGGTTTCCTTTCCCCGCAAATTCTGTGCTGTTTCCCTTCCTCATAGTCCTACGTATGGGTCCCACGCTGGACCAGGactgggcccacctgtcagtttttttttcatccgaGTGGTAGTGTTATTTATTACTAGtataataaatgaatgaatgaacgAAATTATTATATGCTTATCTTTGGAGCCGATTAATACGTAAAAAATGCTTGTTTGAAAAAGCCTGATAGAATATTACcatagagataaaaaaaagaaacaattttgACGTGGTTGTCCCGTACTGGTGGCGGTTGTAAAGTTTGCTCGGCTTTTGCGGGAGTAGCTTTGTGTGGCTGGGAGGTGGGCCCGTGTCAGGCCGACGTGGCTGCCGGCCATTGGATTCTCTGTCTGACCGCCGGGCCCACTACGGCGTGGCCGTCCTCGGCGGCGGACCACGTGCATGGTGCATCGTCGTGGCCGCCCCCGTCCTCTCCTGCATCCGCAAAAAACAGAACCAAGCAGCACTGCTAATTGCTTTCACATTTAGAGCGTTGCTTCGCTTTTAACTtaggcctgtttagtttccaaaagtttttcgtaaaaaatatcGCATCCAATTTTttacatctaaataaaatattaaatatacataaacattaaaattaattatacagttacgagagaaatcgtgagataaatcttttgagtctaatcggtacatgattagctataagtgttacagtaaccaatatatgctaatgacggattaattagacttaaaagattcgtctttttcatgcggaatctgaaatttgttttataattagacaatgtttaatactttaaatgtgtatcaaaaatttaatatgatctttttgtaaaaaaaattttgcaaactaaacacgaCCTTACACTTaatggtcaaattttgaattgttaattttaaacttaaagttgaatttatggtttccattttgttttattgtttagaattttctttaaattgCTAGGAAACATGTAACTATTGGTTGCTTAGATTTGGGTAGGGAGAATTTTTTGGTAGAGCAATGTTGGCATTCTCCTTGATGATTGCATGTTGTTGGAGTAGCTACTGTTActtgatttgttattttcaagTTTTCCCTTTCGGTTGTCAGAGCGTGGCCAGTCACGTGATGTCCTTGTCATCGTgattcccctctctctctctctctctctctctctctctctctgacaaACTCCCTGGGGACAGTAGTGATGAGTCCCCCAACAAAGCATGCTCCATCTTCTTAATGTTCAGTGAACGATAGAGCATCGGACAAGATTAAGGTTTGGATGTATTTTGAAATGCCACTAAACAACAAGTTCACGAGCAGTCCTTTTGCCCTGCTTGGCTCACCTTGTTTGATTCGATGCGGCCATTCGAACCATTCTTGATCTTGATTcttgaatgaatgaatgaatgaatgagtGATTCCCTTTTCTACTTCAGACCCGTGGTGCTCTTCAATTTGGATTTGTCGCTTGTCTTCTTTCTGTTACCAGTTACTAGTTACTACCATGTGTTGCCACTGCAAGTCCTGTCTGTCTATTTCTGAATCTTGCAAATTTTCTTGCGTTTGTTCTGAACCCAACTGAtgatcctctctctcttgatGCTGTGCAGCGTTCGAAGTTCGCCGATGACATGAACCGTAACGAGGAAGGCGTGCTTATGTTCGACCTCAACGAATGCCTGGATGAACAGCACTGGTCCTAATGACGCggggattttctttttcttttttttctgacaaATCGGCGATTCATGGGGTCAGGAATAAACCCAAGCCGTGTACATAAAAAGAGGTGAAGCCAGCAAAGCAGTAGAGCAGTTGTCAAAAGCTGGAGGGCTTTGCCTTTCTTTCTAGATTATAAGGATGGATTGGATAGATGATGAAGAATCAAGCAGCTCTTGTTAGGTTGTTCCATTGAATTTGCCAGGCTAGTTTTTTAGTCAGATTTGTTGTTCTTCGCACTGCTAGATTGATCATGTTGGTATATTGCTTCTGGCTCGATCACTGCCGCCCCGCTGCTGCCTCTGGGCCGTCGGAAATTCAGACGGTGTAAGACATCAGTTTTGATCTTCAGTTCACTTAAATGTGGAACTCATACAGTGCAGGAACGATATTGcataaattttgttctttctttccttctttagctcagttttttttttcttgttatgtTATATCTGTGGTGATGGTTTCACTGGCCTGGCTGTACTGCTTTTTAGCTGCTGGTGCTTCTGTTCTTTGTTGATGCTTATACTGAATGTTGCAGTATTCAtgcctccttttttctttattactGATGAAGTGCTGTCTACTCTCTTTtaatgtttttcctatttaaCGCCTAACTTTTGAATCTAGgttttatcatttgtcttattcaaattttttatacaaaattacaggtcattcttaaatttactacagtaataaatcaaattgtaataaattaataagtagttatataattttttaagtaaaacaaATGGATAAAAGTAGCCTATAAGTCgtatcaaataaaattgtGACATGTGCTATTCCTCTGAATAATAATTCGCTAATTTCGCTTGCAAAGGCATCAATCAGCCGTGATTGTGTGCTTGTGCCTGGTGTGGGTCCCTTGCAGGTCTCGTTTGGTGATGTGGTTTTGAGAGGGTAGTTGACATGTGGTTGTGACCAGATCGGGTTAATTATCGGGATATGAGCAGCTTTGGGTGATAGCTCCAGCTGATGCTGATTTGTATCACACATGCTACAAATTGCTGTTTGTTATTACAGAGACCGACCCCATCGACCTATTCCGAAAGAAGTGTTTCCTATGGAGAAATATGGACCATCATCAGAGAGGCACCGATCGAAGATTCAACCGACGAAAACGATATTGTAGATCAACGCATCGCTTGCAGTTGCAATAAAAAAGCAAGCATGCATGGTCTGTTGCTAACAAGTTATACGTTTTCATACTAACAACATACGTATCTAGATTTGTTAAATGGTATCATCTCTATCTAAAGTTGCCATCGTGCCCGTGGAATCATGCTTGTGATTACCAcgtcctctctttcttttctctttctgcTCTTAAGGTTgcatgtattaaaatataaatatatatagatttaatttattttataaataatataaaaagcaGTAGAATATTTTAGTATGATCTTTGACATCTAAGTTaaagtgtgtgtatatatatattgaatataATAAGCATCACTATAGCATATGGACAATGTTGCGCCGCAACCAAACAAGGGAGATGCATTGTGGTGGACAGACAGTAAGCAGTTGCGCGTAGCGTTTCCTAAAAACCTTATCCGTCTTCTCGTGTTGCAGGACGTCGAAGGTGATGGTTCAGAATACATGCTTTCCCGATCTGCCGGTGCACACTAGCAAGCGGGCTAGAGTAGACGTCTTGCGACGCCACAGTACAGAGGAGGTAGAAAACCCTAGTTGATTTTTGTGTATATTGTGTGGAGGCGTCGACTCGGTATTCATAGATAGATCAAGGTGTGGGATCAATACATCTGAATTATTTCCATAACTCATCATCGAACCAGATAAACaagaatttgaaaacaaactCTAGATAAATCCGATAAGAtttatagcaaaataaaactGCAAAAGTAAACCCGCAAGCATGAGAGCCCATTTTTACGGACCCTTCACGCACATGTCGCGTGCACGCAACACCCATGCCTAGAGAGGTGAGCGAGCACCTGCGCATGATTCTCCAGTTCTCTCTTACATGATTGCCCAAATGACTAGGATACAATTATCACTTATACGGAGGTCCCCATCTTCTAGAATAAGCAAGGTACAGGGACAAAACACATGTTAAGTGTGGGGTTTCCTAGGAACCCACTTTAGGTGTCGGTTACTAGGAACTCGGCCATAGTTTTTTTGGCTAGAGTTCATCTACTTTCACCGCAGATGCACTTATCTCAATCTAAACTTATGCACTCGTAGTAACCTGAACTCAATTCAATATACTAAAAAGCAAATAAGTGGCACCCCTATATATTTCATTCCAGCTTCGACCCTATCTAGGTGGGACTAAAGTTCACCAGCATTCAATCCATGAGATggacttttaaaattttcttaggaattattttctatatgggCTAAGGCCCAAACTATAATTCCCACATCACCTTCCTTGATGTGTGGCCCTCCAGTCCTAGCGGCGGCGCATCATGCCCTCCTCGTTTAACAGATATGGAGAAGGTGATGacaagaacaaaaaatgaaaatggctGCTACGTCAGCGGCATGTATGATTCTAAAGGGAGCTGACAATTTCAAACTAGATAACACAATTTAACGAGTTCCAGATCCAAGTATGTATTGTCCAAATTTAGGAatctaaatgatttttttttaaaaaaggaaacaCCATAGGTTGGGATATTGGGATCATGGTCATTTCTCTTCCGTAGCTACAGTCAAATTCAGATGGAATAATCGTAAATGtcattaacatgattttagtGAGAATAGATATCGATAAACACGAATATTAGAATACGAATAATTTGGGGCTAAGACAAGCAGATCGATGATGAGAGTGGTGCTGCCGGTTCCTGCATCTGTAACAACTCacctaaatttggtcatccatatcttcatttggatgatcatttaaACTAGTTGTATTCTTCATATCTCTAtatactccactagatcatccatacaTGACATCCTCtgtatctctttggaggatgaagagagatcatctaaatatgaaggttctctcttaatatggatgacatctaaaaatagatgatatgatagCTGTTCTATTAAAGCTTAATTTATAGTGtttatactctatttttaggatagaggatgtGATAGATGAGCTATTAGTATGGGAGGCGCTTGTGGGCAACGTCGCCTGCCGAAGCTGAGGACGGCGAGTCGGCGACAGGCCGGATCAAAAGATTCAACCACATGCATGAATGCAAATGGCACATCGCTGGAGCTTTGCACTCCACAAACTTGAAGGATCGGTCTTCATATTTCGCCATAGGTAGCGTattagggggggggggggggggggggggggttgttGTTttctcacaatttttttaagtatatgtcacatcgaatctttgacactaattagaagtattaaacatagattattaaataaaacttacctcatactctggactattttacgagacgaatctattaagactaattagtccatgattagcgaatgtgaagctacagtaaacatttggtaatcgtggattaattagacttcaaaaatttgtctaatgaaatagcctttatttatttatgtaattagttttattatcagtctatatttaatatttctattaacgtccaaatatccgatgtgacgatggactaaaaaaaagtcactggatccaaacagccactaagagcatctccaacaaatgtctaaaattaatccctaaaaataaattttaggaatTAAGGTAGAAAATGTATCTCCATTAGATTACCAAATACATTCgtaatatttatacatgtctaaaatcaactcattGGTGTCCTAAATTTAGGGTAAGAATATGTgttcctaatacaagttattcatttttagatttatgttggagaagtgtgtaatttttatgcccaatacatttttaaatgaatccaatacaaatttttggaagcaaatattagcatttccttgaagatgctctaattTTGGATGATATACTTTCTCGTTTTTTTGACGCCGtcgattttttatataagtttggccgttcttcttatttatttattttataaatatataaaactacaaattatgtttaaattactatagtaataaatcaaattataaggaaataattaataattatataatttttttataagacgaatggtcaaacgtatatcaaaaatcaacggtgttaatggaaaaagagagagtacCTTTTTCCTTATGTTCGATAAATAGttcattttttcgcttctgcttagccaaagtttaaattttaaattataaatttatggttagcttttaggttttttatcgtaatttatttttcaaccttgacttactaagaatacatatgtaaagttttatttataaattattttttgtttataaatatagcttgtctttttttttctttaacgAGCGAAAAGGTGACCCAAGGTCGGAACAACTTCCGTGGACACATCCTTGGGAAAAAATCTTTTAGGCCAAATATTTGTAATTGTTTTAAATGTTGCGGTTGGATTTGCTGAGTCTCACGACAAACAACGTGTCTCACATGGCGCTTCTCTCCTGATAttttcccatttttttttctttcttcccaTTCCCGCATCCTTTTTTCTTGCTCCAAtaaggataaaaaatttacCATAAAACAATAACCACGGTCACTAAGTACACACGTACCCACTTGCGATCTATCTGGCCCGTGGCCAAGCAAAGGGCGCTCGTCTACtctagtaaaaatattattactaGTCATTCTCTCCCTCCCATATCAATAATTCATCGAAAAATATTacttttactatatttattttgagatgtgTAGCAGTACTGCATTTACTTCAATATGCCAGGGATAAAATGgcagataatatttttacaaatctgTATAGCTAAATTTAAACCGGCCACACTGCTTTATACCAAAAGAGTACATATTACATACATTGCTTTGCCACCTTTAATAATTCATCAAACTAGAGTATCTATCCTATACCACTGCTGTCGAGGGCGTCATTGTGGCACCGGTGGtgtgctgaaaaaaaaagagtttccTTTGACTTTTTAAGTTAAAGGGACATTGaggctgacatgtggacctCACCGTGTATGGAAGGAACCTTCAAACCCCAATGCATGGCATGTGACTAGGCAGTGGTGGAGGGCAGCTTAGTGCAAATATTCCTAGGACGCAATTCATTACCATGCTCGAAGCACCGCGCTGCTCAATTGCGGCGCATCCTTGCCGTATCCCACATACTACCACTCGATCTGGCCTAGATTAAGGATAGCAATGGGCCCTCGGTAGCCGAAGGGTATTTGATTTGTTAGGGACGAGGATGGAACAAAATCAATACTATGGATTTTTTCACGGTCAAATGTCATCCCCATAAGGTAAAGCAAGTATGAGAATATTCATGTGGTACCCGTCCCCATTAACCATCGGGTAACCTGACTATTTCTATATGTTGTTCTCATTCCCCCAAAGTAATCTCATCCTCTCTAGCTCACCTCCTCTTATCCTTCAATTCCACGCATCTAGCTAGTGGCAGTGAAGCCAACAATGGCATGGATGGCACCATTGACCCCTCAAGTTCCTCTAATTGTCTGCCTCATCCCTATCATTCTAGCACGAACCATCTACTTCTGCTCAGTCCTAATATATGCCGCCTCTACTATGCTCTCGCCACCGCACCATCCGCTTCTACGTACCCCATCCCAATATGTGCAAAGgagagaaaatagaaaaaatagatgatatggaATAACAGGTGGGGAAAGATGCCACATGTGCTTGATGGGAGAGGATATGTTAAAACCAATAATTTTAACCTTGATGCGAGGAGTGTGTAAATTTTTCGGGTTGAAGAGTTGAGGATAGGAGAATGCTCAGTATTGTACTCCAAGGGGTAAGCCAGACATTTTTCCATTAGCAAATATATAACAAGTAAAAATTTAAGGAAGAAATGTAATAAGGAATAGCACAGAAGATTCACTGTTgccatgtttaaaaaaatatagttatttacaaatatccTTAAAAGAAGGTATATACcttcataaaagaaaaaaatcagaaaaaaatctttttggATCAGCAAGTTGCCAGAGATACAAACCTAATGTGTGAAACACCCATAGGCTGACTGGACAGTGAAGAGTGC is a window of Oryza brachyantha chromosome 8, ObraRS2, whole genome shotgun sequence DNA encoding:
- the LOC121055157 gene encoding translation initiation factor IF-2-like produces the protein MASQGGGVREAAEILVSFRNRELVRWPEWIPRPSKEEDEEVEEEEEEEEGQVKWLCRRPRSQRPLHRQAAAVASARASGRSPWLAGEGSSGSGGVGDAQATLPPPARERIRVRVKVKTARTATECSGAGAGSGVNFSREGVASSQPRAAVRPMVKAEPTSAARTPESPPFFVTAAAGAGSVPSTSWGGDRERPRPRPLPTEKAPVKTVPAAVKEAKAMDASSPDTPLEYAAAAGSRTSSSGDDAAQSAGKRKSPGAGGSSGDEGCSLPEKRAHLDAIGGGAQTTADKEERSKFADDMNRNEEGVLMFDLNECLDEQHWS